The Cupriavidus nantongensis genome has a segment encoding these proteins:
- a CDS encoding tripartite tricarboxylate transporter substrate binding protein: MATLNRRRFLQHAGLAAGASVLSGLPAFAADAFPAKALSLVVPYPAGGASDASARIFGESISKSVRQQVVVENYGGGTGLIGANKVLAAPADGYTFFHGSINEVFLAPLLNPAARYKPQDFLLAAPISDANIVLMVRNGIAVDSLDKFIEFARQGKGKSLTYATVGIDSIYHLMGDALAARLGVPFLHVPYKGGAPALQGLAGGEVDFAILPYQSSFDSMQQQGRLKILTSFSRALPPALKSVPLITQSKLVPDFEYTIGGGYFVRQGTPAERVAVLRKAIGEALAKPEIRAKLEAEGRTVLQPIDSQEQANRMFDQYLARVNKLIQGVGRKTNAA; encoded by the coding sequence ATGGCTACCCTGAACCGTCGCCGCTTCCTGCAACACGCCGGCCTCGCCGCCGGTGCTTCCGTGCTGTCCGGCCTGCCGGCGTTTGCGGCCGATGCCTTTCCCGCCAAGGCGCTGTCGCTGGTGGTGCCCTACCCTGCCGGCGGCGCCAGCGACGCGTCGGCGCGCATCTTCGGCGAATCGATCAGCAAGAGCGTGCGCCAGCAGGTGGTGGTGGAGAACTACGGCGGCGGCACCGGGCTGATCGGCGCCAACAAGGTGCTGGCCGCGCCGGCCGACGGCTACACCTTCTTCCATGGCTCGATCAACGAGGTGTTCCTGGCGCCGCTGCTGAACCCCGCGGCACGCTACAAGCCGCAGGACTTCTTGCTGGCCGCGCCGATCAGCGACGCCAATATCGTGCTGATGGTGCGCAACGGCATCGCCGTGGACAGCCTGGACAAGTTCATCGAATTCGCGCGGCAGGGCAAGGGCAAGTCGCTGACCTACGCCACCGTCGGCATCGACTCGATCTATCACCTGATGGGCGATGCGCTCGCCGCGCGCCTGGGCGTGCCGTTCCTGCACGTGCCCTACAAGGGCGGCGCGCCGGCGCTGCAGGGCCTTGCCGGCGGCGAGGTCGACTTCGCCATCCTGCCCTACCAGTCCAGTTTCGACAGCATGCAGCAGCAGGGCCGGCTGAAGATCCTGACCAGCTTCTCGCGCGCCCTGCCGCCCGCGCTCAAGTCGGTGCCGCTGATTACGCAGAGCAAGCTGGTGCCGGATTTCGAATACACCATCGGCGGCGGCTATTTCGTCAGGCAGGGCACGCCGGCAGAGCGCGTGGCGGTGCTGCGCAAGGCCATCGGCGAAGCGCTGGCCAAGCCGGAGATCCGCGCCAAGCTTGAAGCCGAGGGGCGCACCGTGCTGCAGCCGATCGACAGCCAGGAACAGGCGAACCGGATGTTCGACCAGTACCTGGCACGCGTCAACAAGCTGATCCAGGGCGTCGGCCGCAAGACCAACGCGGCCTGA
- a CDS encoding PQQ-dependent sugar dehydrogenase, translating into MLDALRHTLRRFSIACCVCLAACGGGGGGGESGGAGDSGGGGGGGGAGGNGSLTVAISGLPSGTPAAITVSGPGQFRQAVVQSTTLSNLAPGSYTITADSVLTGSALRKPQLPTQVVAVAAGTGATASVAYGAPESMQLSLTQVPGEFSAPIFLTAPAGDARLFVVERAGRIRIVRDGALLATPFLDIEALTTTDGERGLLSMAFDPDYASNGRFYVYYTDTAGAITIARYQVSATNPDLADTAGTVLLSIPHPTFSNHNGGQLAFGPDRMLYIGTGDGGGGGDPAGNAQNAGTLLGKMLRIDVSGASGYGVPAGNPLLGQSGSRGEIWALGLRNPWRFSFDAGTLYIADVGQDLREEVDVAPSTSAGLNYGWNLTEGSACVGAAACDKSGLTMPAFEYGHGEGGCAIVGGYVYRGSASPALRGRYFYSDLCTGKLQSFVYRDGVATEPVDWNVTVPGSVFSFGVDAAQALYVMADPGTSANSGRVYRIDAAGGTP; encoded by the coding sequence ATGCTCGACGCACTTCGCCACACGCTTCGCCGCTTCTCCATCGCTTGCTGTGTGTGCCTTGCAGCCTGCGGGGGCGGCGGTGGCGGCGGCGAAAGCGGCGGTGCGGGTGATTCTGGCGGTGGAGGAGGCGGCGGTGGCGCGGGCGGCAACGGCTCGCTGACGGTTGCGATCTCGGGCCTGCCGTCGGGGACCCCGGCGGCCATCACGGTATCGGGCCCGGGCCAGTTCCGCCAGGCCGTGGTGCAGTCGACCACGCTGTCCAACCTGGCGCCAGGCAGTTACACCATCACCGCAGACAGCGTGCTGACGGGCAGTGCGTTGCGCAAGCCGCAGCTGCCGACGCAGGTGGTCGCAGTGGCCGCGGGCACGGGTGCGACCGCCAGCGTGGCCTACGGTGCGCCGGAATCGATGCAGTTGTCGTTGACGCAGGTGCCCGGCGAATTCTCCGCGCCGATCTTCCTGACCGCGCCCGCCGGCGATGCGCGCCTGTTCGTGGTGGAGCGCGCCGGCCGTATCCGCATCGTTCGCGATGGCGCGCTGCTGGCCACGCCGTTTCTGGATATCGAGGCGCTGACCACCACCGACGGCGAGCGCGGCCTGCTGTCGATGGCATTCGATCCGGACTACGCGAGCAACGGCCGCTTCTACGTCTATTACACCGACACAGCTGGCGCCATCACCATCGCCCGCTACCAGGTCTCGGCCACCAACCCGGACCTGGCCGACACCGCGGGCACGGTGCTGCTGTCGATCCCGCATCCGACCTTCTCCAACCATAACGGCGGCCAGCTCGCCTTCGGCCCCGACCGCATGCTCTATATCGGCACGGGCGACGGCGGCGGTGGCGGCGATCCGGCGGGCAACGCGCAGAACGCGGGAACGCTGCTCGGCAAGATGCTGCGTATCGATGTCAGCGGCGCGTCGGGCTACGGCGTGCCGGCAGGCAACCCGTTACTGGGCCAGTCGGGCAGCCGCGGCGAGATCTGGGCGCTCGGGCTGCGCAACCCGTGGCGGTTCTCGTTCGATGCCGGGACGTTGTATATCGCCGACGTCGGCCAGGACCTGCGTGAGGAAGTCGACGTGGCACCGTCCACCAGCGCGGGCCTGAACTACGGCTGGAACCTGACCGAGGGCTCCGCGTGCGTGGGTGCCGCCGCCTGCGACAAGAGCGGGCTGACCATGCCCGCGTTCGAGTACGGCCATGGGGAAGGCGGCTGTGCCATCGTCGGCGGCTATGTGTATCGCGGCAGCGCCAGCCCGGCGCTGCGCGGGCGCTACTTCTACTCCGATCTGTGCACGGGCAAGCTGCAGAGCTTCGTGTATCGCGATGGCGTTGCCACCGAGCCGGTCGACTGGAACGTCACGGTGCCGGGCAGCGTGTTCTCGTTCGGCGTGGATGCCGCGCAGGCGCTCTATGTGATGGCCGATCCGGGCACGTCCGCGAACAGCGGGCGGGTCTACCGGATCGATGCCGCGGGCGGCACGCCTTGA
- a CDS encoding LysR family transcriptional regulator: protein MEDVLDRKRALCLLQIIETGSVRGAAEALELDPSVVSRAVARLEQDTGLTLLERRGRGVVATDAGRLLALFARRQQDLQDTFVAEVNNLKNAQRGHVELSFGEGFVDLVLEPVLQGFLRKHPDVTCSIQVAGTDETVRLLLEDLAHIGFVFQPPDDARLQSHYSRLSPIRAHVHKDHPLARRRRALTLADLAQHQGAFLAGSFGVRKHVQAAELDEHITLKPMLVTNSFKVLWEYAAMGLGYILTARSVPLKEPQLRQLVSLPMANPILNNSRIHILTRAGRHLSPVADGLLRHLVKAFPAA, encoded by the coding sequence ATGGAAGACGTGCTGGACCGCAAGCGGGCGCTGTGCCTGCTGCAGATCATCGAGACCGGTTCGGTGCGCGGCGCCGCCGAAGCGCTGGAGCTGGACCCCTCGGTGGTCAGCCGTGCCGTGGCCAGGCTGGAACAGGACACCGGGCTGACGCTGCTGGAGCGGCGCGGGCGTGGCGTGGTCGCCACCGACGCGGGGCGGCTGCTGGCGCTGTTTGCGCGGCGCCAGCAGGACCTGCAGGACACCTTCGTGGCCGAAGTGAACAACCTGAAGAACGCCCAGCGCGGCCATGTCGAACTGTCCTTCGGCGAAGGCTTTGTCGACCTGGTGCTGGAGCCGGTGCTGCAGGGCTTCCTGCGCAAGCATCCCGACGTCACCTGCAGCATCCAGGTGGCGGGCACCGACGAGACCGTGCGCCTGCTGCTGGAGGATCTGGCCCATATCGGCTTCGTGTTCCAGCCGCCCGACGATGCGCGGCTGCAATCGCACTATTCGCGGCTGTCGCCGATCCGCGCGCACGTGCACAAGGACCATCCGCTGGCGCGGCGCCGGCGCGCGCTGACGCTGGCGGACCTGGCGCAGCACCAGGGCGCGTTCCTGGCGGGTTCGTTCGGCGTGCGCAAGCATGTGCAGGCGGCCGAGCTGGACGAGCACATCACGCTCAAGCCGATGCTGGTCACCAACTCCTTCAAGGTGCTGTGGGAGTACGCGGCGATGGGGCTGGGCTATATCCTGACGGCGCGCTCGGTGCCGCTGAAGGAGCCGCAGCTGCGGCAGCTGGTATCGCTGCCGATGGCCAATCCCATCCTGAACAACAGCCGCATCCACATCCTGACGCGTGCCGGCCGGCACTTGTCGCCGGTCGCGGATGGCCTGCTGCGGCACCTGGTCAAGGCGTTTCCGGCGGCCTGA
- a CDS encoding acetyl-CoA C-acetyltransferase, with the protein MRRAAIVTPLRTPVGTFGGSLRPVPVEELAATAVRAVVERSGIDPARIDDVVFAQSYANSEVPCVGRWAALQAGLPVEVPGMQLDRRCGGGLQAIVTASMMVQSGAADVVIAGGVESMSNIEYYTTDMRWGARSGNVRFFDRLDRGRERSQPVERFGKISGMIETAENLARDYGISREDADAFAVRSHQRAAAAWEAGRFDAEIVPVQVPQRKGEPVAFTRDEGFRPQTTLDSLAKLRVLMPNGTVTAGNASQQNDASAACLIVAKDKLAELGLTPMASLVGWAAAGCEPSHMGIGPVPAVKKLLARLNLTLEQMDLVELNEAFACQVLAVLKGWDWQDRDAIEQKLNVNGSGISLGHPIGATGVRILATLLHELQRRGGRYGLETMCIGGGQGIAAVFERY; encoded by the coding sequence ATGCGCAGAGCTGCAATCGTCACCCCCCTTCGCACCCCCGTCGGCACCTTTGGCGGCAGCCTGCGTCCGGTCCCGGTCGAGGAACTGGCCGCCACCGCCGTGCGCGCGGTGGTGGAGCGCAGCGGCATCGACCCGGCGCGCATCGACGACGTCGTCTTCGCCCAGTCCTACGCCAACAGCGAAGTGCCGTGCGTTGGCCGCTGGGCCGCGCTGCAGGCGGGCCTGCCGGTGGAAGTGCCGGGCATGCAGCTGGATCGCCGCTGCGGCGGTGGCCTGCAGGCCATCGTCACGGCATCGATGATGGTGCAGAGCGGCGCCGCCGACGTGGTGATCGCCGGCGGCGTCGAGAGCATGAGCAATATCGAGTACTACACCACCGATATGCGCTGGGGCGCGCGCTCCGGCAACGTGCGCTTCTTCGACCGGCTCGATCGCGGCCGCGAACGCTCGCAGCCGGTGGAGCGCTTCGGCAAGATCTCCGGCATGATCGAGACCGCCGAAAACCTGGCGCGCGACTACGGCATCAGCCGCGAGGACGCCGACGCTTTTGCCGTGCGCAGCCACCAGCGCGCCGCGGCGGCGTGGGAGGCCGGGCGCTTCGACGCCGAGATCGTCCCGGTGCAGGTGCCGCAGCGCAAGGGCGAGCCGGTGGCGTTCACGCGCGACGAAGGCTTCCGTCCGCAGACCACGCTGGATAGCCTGGCCAAGCTGCGCGTGCTGATGCCGAACGGCACCGTCACCGCGGGCAACGCGAGCCAGCAGAACGATGCCTCGGCCGCCTGCCTGATCGTCGCCAAAGACAAGCTCGCCGAACTCGGCCTGACCCCGATGGCCTCGCTGGTTGGCTGGGCCGCTGCCGGCTGCGAACCCTCGCACATGGGCATCGGCCCGGTGCCGGCGGTGAAGAAGCTGCTGGCGCGCCTGAACCTGACGCTGGAGCAGATGGACCTGGTCGAGCTGAACGAGGCCTTCGCCTGCCAGGTGCTGGCCGTGCTCAAGGGCTGGGACTGGCAGGACCGGGACGCGATCGAACAGAAGCTCAACGTCAACGGCTCGGGGATCTCGCTGGGCCATCCGATCGGCGCCACCGGCGTGCGCATCCTGGCCACGCTGCTGCACGAACTGCAGCGCCGCGGCGGCCGCTACGGCCTGGAAACCATGTGCATCGGCGGCGGCCAGGGCATTGCCGCGGTGTTCGAACGCTATTGA
- a CDS encoding tripartite tricarboxylate transporter substrate-binding protein: MTRTLFPNSLQRLAPALALVLALGVSAAPAMARAASGDAPVRIVVGFAAGGALDIFARTLAEKLRVSLDTPVLVENRPGASARLALENVKRAPPDGKTVLISPAPPFTIFPLTYKSLSYDPDKDLVPVAYLADVPLVASASINQPYRTMPEYLAWVKRNRDKGGVGLVTLGGSIHFGVLSLSKAIGVPLLPTAYRGAVMMLTDEIGGTLPLGIDAVGGQMELYRAGKIRFLGVTGTRRSALLPDVPTLAEVGAPGFEAASGWYSAFVPAGTPPPMVAKIEKALLDAVKDPVVRDKMSTLGMEMNGKPADSLRKLIQAQRAQWQPVVAASGFTASD, from the coding sequence GTGACCCGCACGCTCTTTCCGAATTCCCTGCAACGGCTGGCCCCCGCGCTGGCCTTGGTCTTGGCCCTGGGTGTCAGTGCCGCTCCCGCCATGGCCCGCGCCGCCAGCGGCGACGCGCCCGTGCGTATCGTCGTCGGCTTTGCGGCCGGCGGTGCGCTCGACATTTTCGCGCGCACGCTTGCCGAAAAGCTGCGGGTTTCGCTCGACACACCGGTGCTGGTCGAAAACCGCCCCGGCGCCTCGGCGCGACTGGCACTGGAGAACGTCAAACGCGCGCCGCCGGACGGCAAGACGGTGCTGATCTCGCCCGCGCCGCCGTTCACCATCTTTCCGCTGACCTACAAAAGCCTGTCCTATGACCCCGACAAGGACCTGGTTCCCGTCGCCTACCTGGCCGACGTGCCGCTGGTCGCATCCGCCAGCATCAACCAGCCCTATCGGACCATGCCGGAATACCTGGCATGGGTAAAGCGCAACCGGGACAAGGGCGGCGTGGGACTGGTCACGCTTGGCGGCAGCATTCACTTCGGGGTGCTGTCGCTCAGCAAGGCGATCGGCGTGCCCTTGCTGCCCACCGCCTATCGCGGCGCAGTGATGATGCTGACCGATGAGATCGGCGGCACGCTGCCGCTGGGTATCGATGCGGTGGGCGGGCAGATGGAGCTGTACCGGGCGGGCAAGATCCGTTTCCTGGGTGTCACCGGCACTCGCCGCTCGGCGCTGCTGCCTGATGTGCCAACGCTGGCGGAGGTGGGCGCGCCAGGTTTCGAGGCGGCATCCGGCTGGTATTCGGCTTTTGTGCCGGCGGGGACGCCGCCGCCGATGGTGGCGAAGATCGAAAAGGCGCTGCTCGATGCCGTCAAGGATCCCGTGGTGCGCGACAAGATGTCGACGCTGGGCATGGAAATGAATGGCAAGCCGGCGGATTCCTTGCGCAAGCTGATCCAGGCGCAGCGCGCGCAGTGGCAGCCGGTGGTCGCGGCCTCGGGTTTTACGGCCAGCGATTGA
- a CDS encoding uracil-DNA glycosylase family protein, whose translation MPAKPPPPEHTLRHPTAALESLLTEVRACRACAQHLPLGPRPVVRAGAGARILIVGQAPGTRVHETGIPWNDASGDRLRQWLGVDDTTFCDASQFAIIPMGLCYPGRGKGGDNPPRPECAPLWMDRLLAQLPSIALTLLVGQYAQRHFLGARRKPTLTETVRAWQDYAPGFIPLPHPSPRNQPWFKQHPWFEAEVLPMLRERVGRILRHGRAPAGLNRWP comes from the coding sequence ATGCCAGCCAAGCCGCCCCCGCCTGAACACACCCTGCGCCACCCAACCGCCGCGCTCGAATCCCTGCTGACCGAGGTCCGCGCCTGCCGCGCCTGCGCACAGCATTTGCCGCTGGGCCCGCGCCCGGTGGTTCGCGCCGGCGCCGGCGCACGCATACTGATCGTCGGCCAGGCACCGGGAACGCGCGTGCACGAGACCGGCATTCCATGGAACGATGCCAGCGGTGACCGTTTGCGCCAGTGGCTCGGCGTCGACGACACCACCTTCTGCGACGCCTCGCAATTCGCCATCATCCCAATGGGCTTGTGCTATCCCGGCCGCGGCAAGGGTGGCGACAACCCGCCGCGCCCCGAATGCGCGCCCCTGTGGATGGACCGCCTGCTGGCGCAACTGCCGTCGATCGCGCTGACCCTGCTGGTCGGCCAGTATGCGCAGCGGCATTTCCTGGGCGCGCGCCGCAAACCCACGCTGACCGAAACGGTCAGGGCATGGCAGGACTATGCGCCCGGCTTCATCCCGCTGCCGCACCCGTCGCCGCGCAACCAGCCGTGGTTCAAGCAGCATCCGTGGTTTGAAGCCGAGGTATTGCCGATGCTGCGGGAGCGGGTGGGCCGCATCCTGCGGCATGGCCGTGCTCCCGCGGGTCTCAATCGCTGGCCGTAA
- a CDS encoding class I adenylate-forming enzyme family protein produces MPPDRAPLTRISDIPRHWAAHTPGHVAVIEEDRSTTYAQLWAGIGDAQRYLQAQGVGTGDRVLVVAENCLAVITLVFALAELGAWPVVVNARLSEREIEVIRAHCHPRLMLFTHAASPDALRHGVRYRAREIAPAGLGPLMASAVDATATREPEALAHEVAALVYTSGTTGQPKGVMVTHRGLLHFAEVTVASRRMQPDDCAYAVMPISHVFGLGTLLVSTLHAGASLYLCARFNAADLTAAIRDGAITLLQGVPAMFSRILAHVRATGAPLQPSPRLRYLYTGGGPLDPTLKRDVEAVFGQPLHHGYGMTEYAGSMFVTRLDRPRADCAAGEIVPGADLQVVGPDGKPVPPGQPGELWIRGPGVMRGYYRAPELTAEALRPGGWLNTGDIGRLDDEGALFIVGRTKDLIIRSGFTVYPIEVESVLNTHPSVRVSAVIGLPAADGNEEVIAFVELREGERFDAPALQDYLVGRLSPYKRPERIVRVAAMPTTASGKLLKHQLRQSLADQA; encoded by the coding sequence ATGCCACCGGACCGAGCCCCCCTCACCCGCATCAGCGACATCCCGCGCCACTGGGCCGCGCACACGCCCGGCCATGTCGCCGTCATCGAAGAAGACCGGAGCACCACCTATGCGCAGCTGTGGGCCGGCATCGGGGACGCGCAGCGCTACCTGCAGGCGCAGGGCGTGGGCACCGGCGACCGGGTGCTGGTGGTGGCCGAGAACTGCCTGGCGGTGATCACGCTGGTGTTCGCCCTGGCGGAGCTGGGCGCATGGCCGGTGGTCGTCAACGCGCGCCTGTCCGAGCGCGAGATCGAGGTGATCCGCGCCCACTGCCACCCGCGCCTGATGTTGTTCACCCACGCGGCGTCGCCGGATGCGCTGCGCCACGGCGTGCGCTACCGCGCCCGCGAAATCGCCCCGGCCGGCCTGGGCCCGCTGATGGCCAGCGCAGTCGACGCGACCGCCACGCGCGAGCCGGAAGCGCTTGCGCACGAGGTGGCCGCGCTGGTCTACACCTCGGGCACCACCGGGCAGCCCAAGGGAGTGATGGTCACCCACCGCGGCCTGCTGCACTTTGCCGAGGTCACCGTGGCCTCGCGCCGCATGCAGCCGGACGACTGCGCCTACGCGGTGATGCCGATCTCGCATGTGTTCGGGCTGGGCACGCTGCTGGTCTCGACGCTGCACGCCGGCGCCAGCCTGTACCTGTGCGCGCGCTTCAACGCGGCGGACCTGACCGCGGCGATCCGCGACGGCGCGATCACGCTGCTGCAGGGCGTGCCGGCCATGTTCAGCCGTATCCTGGCCCACGTGCGGGCGACCGGTGCGCCCTTGCAACCATCGCCGCGCCTGCGCTATCTCTACACCGGCGGCGGGCCGCTCGACCCCACGCTCAAGCGCGATGTCGAGGCAGTATTCGGCCAGCCGCTGCACCATGGCTACGGCATGACCGAGTACGCCGGATCGATGTTCGTGACGCGCCTGGACCGGCCGCGCGCCGATTGCGCCGCGGGCGAGATCGTCCCGGGTGCCGACCTGCAGGTGGTCGGGCCCGACGGCAAGCCGGTGCCGCCGGGACAGCCCGGCGAACTGTGGATCCGCGGGCCGGGCGTGATGCGCGGCTATTACCGCGCGCCCGAACTGACCGCCGAGGCCTTGCGCCCGGGTGGCTGGCTCAACACCGGCGATATCGGGCGGCTGGATGACGAAGGCGCCCTGTTTATCGTCGGCCGCACCAAGGACCTGATCATCCGTTCTGGCTTCACCGTCTACCCGATCGAAGTCGAATCGGTGCTCAACACGCATCCGTCGGTGCGCGTGTCGGCCGTGATCGGCCTGCCCGCCGCGGATGGCAACGAGGAAGTGATTGCCTTCGTCGAACTCCGCGAAGGCGAGCGCTTCGACGCGCCGGCGCTGCAAGACTACCTGGTCGGGCGCTTGTCGCCCTACAAGCGCCCCGAACGCATCGTGCGCGTGGCGGCGATGCCGACCACGGCCAGCGGCAAGCTGCTCAAGCACCAGTTGCGGCAGTCGCTCGCGGACCAGGCATAG
- a CDS encoding M20 aminoacylase family protein, translating into MTDTLPAELQRSIQTLAPEFVAIRRQIHAHPELAFEERQTSNLVAEQLAAWGYAVHRGLGTTGVVGTLRKGHGSKALGIRADMDALPIQEQTGLDYASTIAGKMHACGHDGHTAILLCAARYLAESVDFNGTLNLIFQPAEENEGGALRMLEDGLFERFPCDEVYALHNSPGMPVGQIGVIAGPAMASFDRATVTLRGRGAHGAMPHHGIDVMQGAASMVLGLQSIVSREIDALKSAVITVGALQAGSTYNVVPDTATIKIGVRTLDPRVRTLVEERIQAFVTAQAQSFRPQAEVIYERKYPVLVNHAAQTEFARQAAIRLVGADNVVERPPVMGSEDFAYMLEHRPGAYIRLGNGLGEDGGCMVHNPLYDFNDKALPVGAAFWAHLAQSYLA; encoded by the coding sequence ATGACCGATACCCTGCCCGCCGAACTGCAGCGATCCATCCAGACCCTCGCGCCGGAATTCGTCGCGATCCGGCGCCAGATCCACGCGCATCCGGAGCTGGCCTTCGAAGAGCGCCAGACCAGCAACCTCGTCGCCGAGCAGCTGGCGGCATGGGGCTACGCCGTGCACCGCGGCCTGGGCACCACCGGCGTGGTCGGCACGCTGCGCAAGGGCCACGGCAGCAAGGCGCTGGGCATCCGCGCCGACATGGATGCGCTGCCGATCCAGGAACAGACCGGCCTGGACTATGCCAGCACCATCGCGGGCAAGATGCATGCATGCGGCCATGACGGCCACACCGCGATCCTGCTGTGCGCCGCGCGCTACCTGGCCGAGTCGGTCGATTTCAACGGCACGCTGAACCTGATCTTCCAGCCGGCCGAAGAGAACGAAGGCGGCGCGCTGCGCATGCTGGAGGACGGGCTGTTCGAGCGCTTCCCGTGCGACGAGGTGTACGCGCTGCACAATTCGCCGGGCATGCCGGTGGGACAGATCGGCGTGATCGCCGGTCCCGCCATGGCCTCGTTCGACCGCGCCACCGTCACGCTGCGCGGGCGCGGCGCGCACGGCGCCATGCCGCACCATGGCATCGACGTGATGCAGGGCGCGGCCAGCATGGTGCTGGGGCTGCAATCGATCGTCAGCCGCGAGATCGACGCGCTCAAGTCGGCGGTGATCACCGTGGGCGCGCTGCAGGCCGGCAGCACCTACAACGTGGTGCCCGACACCGCAACCATCAAGATCGGCGTGCGCACGCTCGACCCGCGCGTGCGCACGCTGGTCGAAGAACGCATCCAGGCCTTCGTCACCGCGCAGGCGCAGAGCTTCCGGCCGCAGGCGGAGGTGATCTACGAGCGCAAGTATCCGGTGCTGGTCAACCATGCCGCGCAGACCGAATTCGCGCGCCAGGCCGCGATCCGGCTGGTGGGCGCCGACAACGTGGTCGAGCGCCCGCCGGTGATGGGCAGCGAAGACTTCGCCTACATGCTCGAGCATCGCCCCGGCGCCTATATCCGACTGGGCAACGGCCTGGGCGAAGACGGCGGCTGCATGGTGCACAACCCGCTGTACGACTTCAACGACAAGGCCCTGCCGGTCGGCGCCGCGTTCTGGGCGCACCTGGCGCAAAGCTATCTGGCCTGA
- a CDS encoding AraC family transcriptional regulator — translation MHASLQQLWLAFPLSVGAERGRVVVRRRGYERVLLAGQQAVIDPFEVFALRLDGSSAQPAACTLEMRGLAPAHPSECLHHRIAKRVFLQPQYAWNAAFIAERLGMSAAQLRRALFAQGTALTDLCRTQRLMRLLFDVMAGDAALADARRRVGWPANGDLDSAFYDRFGVSLEAARRLAGAHAMPRQRSVA, via the coding sequence ATGCACGCCAGCCTGCAGCAGCTGTGGCTGGCGTTTCCGTTGTCGGTGGGCGCCGAGCGCGGCCGGGTGGTGGTCAGGCGACGCGGCTACGAGCGGGTGCTGCTGGCCGGCCAGCAGGCAGTCATCGATCCGTTCGAAGTGTTTGCGCTGCGCCTGGATGGCAGCAGCGCGCAGCCGGCGGCATGCACGCTCGAGATGCGGGGGCTGGCTCCGGCACACCCGTCGGAATGCCTGCACCACCGCATTGCCAAGCGCGTGTTCCTGCAGCCGCAGTACGCCTGGAACGCGGCGTTTATCGCGGAACGCCTCGGCATGTCTGCGGCGCAGCTGCGCCGCGCGCTGTTCGCGCAGGGCACCGCGCTGACCGACCTGTGCCGCACGCAACGGCTGATGCGGCTGCTGTTCGATGTGATGGCGGGCGACGCGGCCCTTGCCGACGCGCGGCGACGGGTCGGTTGGCCGGCCAACGGTGATTTGGACAGCGCATTCTATGACCGCTTCGGCGTCTCGCTCGAGGCCGCGCGGCGGCTGGCCGGCGCGCACGCGATGCCGCGGCAGCGCTCGGTGGCATGA
- a CDS encoding LysR substrate-binding domain-containing protein, with protein sequence MRFDLVDLKLFTHIAEAQSLTGGAQRSHLSLAAASTRIKNLEEHVGVKLLSRSSQGMKVTGAGETLLAHARRVLRQLEQLSGDLQEYAAGVKGHVRVFANTTAMSEFLPAVLRSYLVSHPDVTIDMHERLSPDIVRAVQEGIVDIGIIAGNVRTEGLEVMPYRRDRLVLATALSHPLAERGRVDFIDTLDYDFIGLPEDSAIHNFLKRAAADLQRTLRWRVQVSNFETACRMIEANVGVGVLPETTARRHARAMSLRIVQLDDEWAERQLQICVADVDALPLFARKLVDLLVEDGQGRQD encoded by the coding sequence ATGCGTTTTGATCTGGTCGACCTGAAACTGTTCACGCATATCGCGGAGGCACAGAGCCTGACCGGCGGTGCGCAGCGCTCGCACCTGTCGCTGGCCGCGGCCAGCACGCGCATCAAGAACCTGGAGGAACACGTCGGCGTCAAGCTGCTGAGCCGCAGCAGCCAGGGCATGAAGGTGACCGGGGCGGGCGAGACCCTGCTGGCCCATGCGCGCCGCGTGCTGCGCCAGCTGGAGCAGCTCAGCGGCGACCTGCAGGAATACGCGGCGGGCGTCAAAGGCCACGTGCGCGTATTCGCCAACACCACCGCCATGAGCGAGTTCCTGCCGGCGGTGCTGCGCAGCTACCTGGTCAGCCATCCGGACGTGACCATCGACATGCACGAACGGCTCAGCCCGGACATCGTGCGCGCGGTGCAGGAGGGCATCGTCGATATCGGCATCATCGCCGGCAACGTGCGCACCGAAGGGCTGGAGGTCATGCCATACCGGCGCGACCGGCTGGTGCTGGCGACCGCGCTGAGCCATCCGCTGGCCGAGCGCGGGCGCGTGGATTTCATCGATACGCTCGACTACGACTTTATCGGCCTGCCCGAAGACAGCGCCATCCACAACTTCCTGAAGCGCGCCGCGGCGGACCTGCAGCGCACGCTGCGCTGGCGCGTGCAGGTCAGCAATTTCGAGACCGCGTGCCGCATGATCGAGGCCAACGTCGGCGTGGGCGTGTTGCCCGAGACCACCGCGCGCCGACATGCCAGGGCCATGTCGCTGCGCATCGTCCAGCTCGACGACGAATGGGCCGAGCGCCAGCTGCAGATCTGCGTGGCCGACGTCGACGCCTTGCCGCTGTTCGCGCGCAAGCTGGTGGACCTGCTGGTCGAAGACGGGCAGGGGCGCCAGGACTGA